In Synechococcus sp. CB0101, a genomic segment contains:
- a CDS encoding ATP adenylyltransferase, with protein sequence MGQFLDAALERSLQAERCGALVPLETEVVPLAGCEPFVLRRLLSETPKHLRSAGPKPNPFLPWDPALEVACLSREHVLILNKFPVQRGHVLLIPQRWQPQSGWLSPLDWQALAAVEADTPGLWFFNSCAAAGASQPHRHLQLLPRQASEPSCPLAAACVEQLQGQQQAWPWNYRLSPRLHAGTGDAAAELLELYHRHQSELGLGAPHQQPQPQHPYNLILEPNWFMTVVRTREHWAGMSINALGFAGCLLITPESDTAWLQQHGPMALLAAVAGSSR encoded by the coding sequence ATGGGCCAGTTCCTGGACGCAGCCCTGGAGCGGTCGCTGCAGGCGGAGCGTTGCGGTGCCCTGGTGCCCCTCGAGACCGAAGTGGTGCCGCTGGCTGGCTGTGAGCCGTTTGTGTTGCGGCGGCTGCTCTCCGAGACACCCAAACATCTGCGCAGTGCAGGGCCGAAGCCGAATCCCTTTTTGCCCTGGGATCCGGCGTTGGAGGTGGCGTGTCTGAGCCGTGAGCATGTGCTGATCCTCAACAAATTCCCCGTGCAACGCGGCCATGTGCTGCTGATCCCCCAGCGCTGGCAACCCCAATCGGGTTGGCTCTCGCCGTTGGACTGGCAGGCCCTAGCAGCGGTGGAGGCGGATACGCCCGGGCTGTGGTTTTTCAACAGCTGCGCCGCCGCCGGCGCCAGCCAACCGCACCGCCACCTGCAGCTGTTACCGCGCCAGGCTTCGGAGCCGAGTTGCCCCTTAGCTGCCGCCTGCGTCGAGCAACTGCAGGGCCAACAGCAAGCGTGGCCCTGGAACTACCGCCTCAGCCCACGCCTCCATGCCGGTACGGGGGACGCCGCTGCGGAGTTACTGGAGCTTTACCACCGCCACCAATCGGAGTTAGGGCTCGGTGCTCCTCACCAGCAGCCGCAGCCGCAACACCCTTACAACTTGATCCTCGAGCCCAACTGGTTCATGACCGTGGTTCGCACCCGGGAGCACTGGGCTGGGATGAGCATCAATGCCCTGGGCTTTGCCGGCTGTTTGTTAATCACGCCGGAATCCGATACGGCCTGGCTGCAGCAGCACGGCCCAATGGCGTTGCTCGCGGCCGTGGCTGGAAGTAGCCGCTGA
- a CDS encoding J domain-containing protein, with protein MGESGSDKRRITLELSADLLGWIDGLKSQMGFRNRGLIVEQLLRELVPDLDDDSGAVEELASESTASAEDRAAELEQRSTSPLETANPELDPSTASAKDSAVLEAEPGAIHPNGYGELDENTAIVLIGSSSVAVRDAGRVSSGTAATSRSSSPTPAIGIQLPGFVRRQAQAVKRSLAEQAKPPAEERPSTLALIPADALHEALDRAQQHWLEIYGTPPSEAAQDAALTWLARDIWPQSDHSDGRPFSWGLAQQVLLSFAPGWVVGDPSLERVITAAGILEDPFGANSLAMRVPTLITRFVQRQRSRQKRHPSFDAIDQSMTVHGALRLLQLPTIADRPYTLKEIREAYREQAQSHHPDAGGSADAMRRLNEAYQFLKERYRQAA; from the coding sequence GTGGGGGAGAGCGGATCCGATAAGCGGCGCATCACCCTGGAACTCAGCGCCGATCTGCTGGGCTGGATCGATGGACTGAAGTCGCAGATGGGTTTCCGCAATCGCGGGCTCATCGTGGAACAGTTGCTCAGGGAGCTGGTTCCAGACCTCGACGACGACAGCGGTGCCGTTGAGGAATTGGCATCCGAGTCGACAGCGTCTGCAGAGGATCGGGCAGCCGAGCTGGAACAACGTTCCACGTCTCCCCTTGAGACCGCCAATCCCGAGCTGGATCCCTCGACCGCCAGCGCCAAGGACTCGGCCGTGCTCGAGGCAGAGCCAGGAGCGATCCATCCCAACGGCTATGGCGAGCTCGACGAGAACACGGCCATTGTTCTCATCGGATCCAGCTCTGTCGCAGTGCGAGACGCGGGCCGGGTCTCATCAGGAACAGCTGCGACTAGTAGGTCGAGCTCGCCAACGCCTGCCATTGGCATTCAGTTACCCGGCTTTGTCCGGCGTCAGGCCCAGGCGGTGAAGCGAAGCCTCGCCGAGCAAGCGAAGCCCCCAGCAGAAGAACGCCCGAGCACCCTCGCCCTGATCCCAGCCGATGCCTTGCATGAGGCGCTTGACCGCGCTCAGCAGCATTGGCTTGAGATCTACGGAACGCCGCCCAGCGAAGCCGCTCAGGACGCCGCCCTGACCTGGTTGGCGCGAGACATTTGGCCCCAGTCCGACCACAGTGATGGGCGCCCCTTTAGCTGGGGATTGGCACAACAGGTACTGCTGTCGTTCGCGCCGGGGTGGGTTGTTGGCGATCCAAGCCTTGAGCGTGTGATCACCGCTGCCGGGATCCTGGAAGACCCCTTCGGGGCCAACAGCTTGGCCATGCGGGTCCCCACCTTGATTACGCGCTTTGTGCAACGGCAGCGCAGCCGCCAAAAGCGACACCCCTCGTTCGATGCCATCGACCAATCGATGACCGTGCACGGCGCCCTGCGCTTGCTGCAGTTGCCCACCATTGCTGATCGGCCCTACACCCTCAAAGAAATTCGTGAGGCCTACCGGGAACAAGCCCAGAGCCACCATCCGGATGCAGGTGGTTCCGCTGATGCAATGCGCCGCCTCAACGAGGCCTATCAATTCCTCAAAGAACGCTATCGGCAAGCTGCGTAG
- a CDS encoding sigma-70 family RNA polymerase sigma factor produces the protein MARRRADPIATRNRQVAEHLFLVRRVANHYAACTAERRDDLQQVGALGLIRAAERYDDRSAVPFAAFARPHIRGAVLHYLRDVAPLLRLSRRLQERAFQLSRQCGSAAVSQQASHDSRQGELESLRCLQSVQLLPPWRLQEVQANSTNCWANPPVDRIEDANQEIESETVLAALSQLERRQRQVVEAVVLQGQTLRTVAERLGISAATVHRVLHQGLAELRRQLSPASGAPGC, from the coding sequence ATGGCCCGCCGTCGAGCTGACCCGATCGCCACCCGCAACCGGCAGGTTGCTGAGCATCTGTTTCTGGTGCGCCGGGTCGCCAACCATTACGCCGCCTGCACGGCGGAGCGCCGCGATGACCTGCAACAGGTGGGAGCACTGGGTTTGATCCGCGCTGCCGAGCGCTACGACGATCGGAGCGCCGTGCCCTTCGCCGCCTTTGCCAGGCCCCACATCCGCGGGGCGGTGCTGCATTACCTGCGCGACGTGGCGCCATTGCTTCGCCTCTCGAGGCGGTTGCAGGAGCGGGCGTTTCAGCTGAGCCGCCAGTGCGGATCGGCGGCCGTGAGCCAGCAGGCGAGCCATGACTCTCGGCAGGGTGAGCTCGAGAGCTTGCGCTGTTTGCAATCGGTTCAGTTATTGCCCCCTTGGCGGTTGCAGGAGGTGCAGGCCAACTCAACGAACTGCTGGGCCAATCCGCCGGTCGATCGGATCGAGGATGCAAACCAAGAGATTGAGTCTGAAACGGTGCTGGCCGCTCTGAGCCAGCTGGAACGGCGCCAGCGACAGGTGGTGGAAGCGGTGGTGCTGCAGGGCCAGACCCTGCGCACGGTGGCCGAGCGCCTCGGGATCAGCGCAGCCACCGTGCACCGGGTGTTGCATCAGGGGTTGGCTGAACTCAGGCGTCAGCTGAGTCCTGCATCTGGCGCTCCAGGGTGCTGA
- a CDS encoding NAD(P)H-dependent glycerol-3-phosphate dehydrogenase yields MSLRIAVIGLGAWGSTLAGLFEEQGHRVKGWSRREGGDPRGLLDDAELVVMATALQGVRQLAAQLAPDWPAGVPLLSCSKGIDLDQQCTPSQLWQQQIPDVPLVVLSGPNLATELAAGLPAASVLASRDQALVAQLQQSLSSDRLRLYTNGDPVGTEVAGALKNVMAIAAGICDGLALGANAKASLLCRGLVEMGVVIQGLGGEAPSLYGLAGLGDLLATANSALSRNYRFGLALAEGLDRDAALARVGATVEGAQTTRAVLALAERHGWHLPICEQVGALMAGALPPEAAVRQLMGRGLRQEHLAFS; encoded by the coding sequence ATGAGCCTGCGCATCGCGGTGATCGGTCTGGGGGCCTGGGGCTCCACCCTGGCTGGCCTGTTCGAGGAGCAGGGCCATCGGGTGAAGGGCTGGAGCCGGCGTGAGGGTGGTGATCCTCGCGGCCTCCTGGACGATGCCGAGTTGGTGGTGATGGCCACCGCCCTCCAGGGTGTGCGGCAGCTGGCGGCTCAACTGGCCCCCGATTGGCCCGCTGGTGTCCCCCTGCTCAGCTGCAGCAAAGGAATCGATCTCGATCAGCAATGCACCCCCAGCCAGCTGTGGCAGCAGCAGATCCCTGATGTGCCTCTGGTGGTGCTCAGCGGCCCCAACCTGGCCACGGAGCTGGCCGCTGGCCTGCCTGCCGCCAGCGTGCTCGCCAGCCGTGACCAGGCCTTGGTGGCGCAATTGCAGCAATCCCTCAGCTCGGATCGGCTCCGGCTCTATACCAATGGCGATCCGGTGGGAACCGAGGTGGCCGGCGCCCTTAAGAACGTGATGGCGATCGCGGCAGGCATTTGTGATGGCCTGGCTCTGGGTGCCAATGCCAAGGCCTCCCTGCTGTGCCGCGGTCTGGTGGAGATGGGCGTCGTGATTCAGGGGTTGGGCGGCGAGGCCCCCAGCCTCTACGGCCTAGCGGGCTTGGGGGATCTGCTGGCCACTGCCAACAGTGCGCTGAGCCGCAACTACCGCTTTGGCCTGGCCCTGGCGGAGGGGCTCGATCGCGATGCGGCCCTGGCCCGCGTCGGCGCCACGGTGGAGGGGGCGCAAACCACCCGCGCAGTGCTGGCCCTGGCGGAGCGCCATGGCTGGCATTTGCCGATCTGTGAGCAGGTGGGTGCCTTGATGGCGGGTGCACTTCCGCCTGAGGCGGCCGTGCGACAACTGATGGGGCGTGGTCTTCGCCAAGAACACTTGGCCTTCTCCTGA
- a CDS encoding SpoIID/LytB domain-containing protein, which yields MGRTDQQLRCWLRSGRLAAGRAAVNWRRWIVGAPVGLGAMGLGFWAQAVLPGSSGVNGPLLEAMLASPPPHAVPKASAGEDLQGVAAERMGAAQGSLALAEPAQGTPLELEIRVAVVREADQLQLSATGPWWLRRADGSVLRQGTAGESTGLRSGDLLPAELWLETSAGHAVQVNGQAYDGRLRLLRDTGGLLAVNHLPLEAYVASVVGGEMPSSWNLEALKAQAVAARSYALAHMARPASRHWHLGNTTRWQAYRGLASSHARTRQAAADTRGLILSYQGGIVESLYAATSAISLEAHGHLGASMSQHGAQELASSGQRYNQILGHYYRGASLARLRQGTG from the coding sequence ATGGGACGGACAGATCAACAGCTCCGGTGCTGGCTGCGATCCGGACGACTGGCAGCGGGCCGTGCGGCTGTGAATTGGCGCCGCTGGATCGTGGGAGCCCCCGTGGGTCTCGGGGCGATGGGCCTGGGGTTTTGGGCCCAGGCGGTGCTGCCAGGCAGTTCAGGGGTGAATGGGCCCTTGCTGGAGGCGATGTTGGCCAGCCCTCCGCCGCACGCTGTACCGAAGGCCTCCGCCGGAGAAGACCTGCAAGGCGTGGCGGCTGAGCGGATGGGGGCAGCACAGGGGAGCTTGGCCTTGGCAGAACCCGCCCAGGGCACACCCCTCGAACTCGAGATCCGCGTGGCCGTTGTGCGTGAGGCCGATCAGCTGCAGCTATCGGCCACAGGCCCCTGGTGGTTGAGACGTGCCGACGGCAGTGTGCTGCGACAGGGCACTGCAGGCGAGAGCACAGGCCTGCGTTCCGGTGATCTCCTGCCAGCCGAGCTTTGGCTCGAAACCAGTGCCGGCCATGCCGTTCAGGTGAACGGGCAGGCCTACGACGGGCGCTTACGGCTGTTGCGAGACACCGGAGGCTTGCTAGCGGTGAACCACCTGCCTCTGGAGGCCTATGTGGCTTCAGTGGTGGGGGGGGAGATGCCAAGTTCCTGGAATCTGGAAGCGCTCAAGGCCCAGGCCGTGGCGGCTCGCTCTTATGCCTTGGCCCACATGGCCCGTCCGGCGAGCCGCCATTGGCATCTGGGCAACACCACCCGCTGGCAGGCCTATCGCGGCCTCGCCAGCAGCCATGCACGCACGCGTCAGGCAGCGGCGGACACGCGCGGCTTGATCCTCAGTTATCAAGGCGGGATTGTGGAAAGCCTGTACGCCGCCACCAGCGCCATCAGCCTCGAGGCCCATGGCCACCTGGGAGCTTCGATGAGCCAGCACGGTGCCCAGGAGCTGGCGAGCAGCGGCCAGCGCTACAACCAAATCCTTGGCCACTACTACCGAGGGGCTTCCCTGGCCCGCTTGCGTCAGGGCACGGGCTGA
- the rlmD gene encoding 23S rRNA (uracil(1939)-C(5))-methyltransferase RlmD: MATTTALRLGQTFEVTIHGLGHEGQGVGRLDELAVFVPGALPGERVVARLRRQAKRHLEAELVGVEDPSPDRRKPPCILVERCGGCSLQHCSDPAQADLKTDLVRQALKRLAQLKVEVLPILQAASPLGYRNRALIPLERTPEGQLRAGYYRRGSHKIVNMNRCPVLDPRIDGLIQPIKADLEATRWPVDVNLSQGGGLRHLSLRVGHHSGEVLITVVSSHNNLPGLEALAQQWQERWPEVVGVNLNIQPKATNVVLGPDTYQVSGRSWLLERFAGHELHIGADTFFQVNTAQAERVVPLLVDFFSEQPNTQVLEAYCGIGTFSLPLAAAGLDVLGLELHHASVAQARANAERNALPTARFEIADVAASLAEHLVWAEALLVDPPRKGLAPEVMDAILQAPPRRIAYISCNPATLARDLGLLSEAGYRIRPIQPVDFFPQTSHVECLALLERD, encoded by the coding sequence ATGGCAACCACAACAGCACTGCGGCTGGGACAAACCTTTGAGGTCACGATCCACGGGCTCGGCCATGAAGGCCAGGGTGTGGGTCGATTGGACGAGCTGGCCGTCTTTGTGCCTGGCGCGCTCCCCGGTGAACGGGTCGTGGCCCGGCTGCGGCGTCAGGCCAAGCGGCACCTGGAGGCCGAGTTGGTAGGGGTCGAAGACCCATCGCCTGATCGGCGCAAGCCCCCTTGCATCCTGGTGGAGCGCTGCGGGGGCTGTTCGCTCCAGCACTGCAGTGACCCGGCCCAGGCCGACCTGAAAACAGACCTCGTGCGCCAGGCCCTGAAACGACTGGCGCAATTGAAGGTGGAGGTCTTGCCGATCCTGCAGGCCGCTAGCCCGCTTGGGTACCGCAACCGAGCCTTGATCCCATTGGAGCGCACGCCGGAGGGGCAACTGCGCGCTGGCTACTACCGGCGCGGCAGCCACAAGATCGTGAACATGAATCGCTGCCCGGTGCTCGATCCCCGCATCGATGGCCTGATTCAACCGATCAAGGCCGACCTGGAAGCCACCCGTTGGCCGGTCGATGTGAATTTGAGTCAGGGCGGCGGTCTTCGTCACCTGTCGCTGCGGGTGGGGCACCACAGCGGTGAAGTGTTGATCACGGTCGTCAGCAGCCACAACAATCTCCCTGGCCTGGAGGCGTTGGCGCAGCAATGGCAGGAGCGTTGGCCGGAGGTGGTGGGGGTGAACCTCAACATCCAACCGAAGGCCACCAATGTGGTGTTGGGGCCTGACACGTATCAGGTGTCGGGCCGCTCCTGGCTTCTCGAGCGGTTCGCCGGCCATGAGCTGCACATCGGTGCCGATACGTTTTTCCAGGTGAACACCGCCCAGGCGGAGCGCGTGGTGCCGCTGCTGGTGGACTTTTTCTCCGAGCAACCCAACACCCAGGTGCTCGAGGCTTACTGCGGCATCGGCACCTTCTCCTTGCCCCTCGCTGCAGCGGGCTTGGATGTGCTCGGCCTGGAGTTGCACCACGCATCTGTGGCGCAGGCCCGCGCCAATGCCGAGCGCAACGCGTTGCCCACAGCGCGTTTTGAGATAGCCGATGTGGCGGCTTCGTTGGCTGAACACCTGGTCTGGGCGGAGGCGTTGCTGGTGGATCCACCGCGAAAGGGTCTGGCCCCCGAAGTGATGGACGCGATCCTGCAGGCACCGCCCAGACGGATCGCTTACATCAGCTGCAATCCAGCCACCCTGGCCCGAGATCTTGGCTTGCTGAGTGAAGCGGGATACCGGATCAGACCAATCCAGCCCGTGGATTTCTTCCCCCAGACGAGCCACGTGGAGTGCCTGGCTCTGCTGGAGCGCGACTGA
- a CDS encoding DUF2237 family protein: MTTADSVALNVLGQPLEVCGCQPMTGWYRDGFCRTDGADLGRHTVCCVVDERFLSYTRAQGNDLSTPMPQYGFPGLKPGDHWCVCAGRWLEAYEDGMAPPVRLEACEQSALEVIPLEVLQQHASPAA, encoded by the coding sequence GTGACCACCGCCGATTCAGTGGCCTTGAACGTGTTGGGGCAACCGTTGGAGGTTTGCGGTTGCCAGCCCATGACCGGTTGGTATCGCGATGGCTTCTGCCGCACCGATGGCGCCGATCTGGGCCGCCACACGGTGTGTTGCGTGGTGGATGAACGCTTCCTCTCCTACACACGAGCTCAGGGCAACGACCTCAGCACCCCGATGCCCCAGTACGGCTTCCCCGGGCTCAAGCCGGGAGATCACTGGTGCGTTTGCGCCGGCCGTTGGTTGGAGGCCTATGAAGACGGCATGGCCCCTCCGGTGCGGCTGGAAGCCTGTGAGCAGAGCGCTCTCGAGGTGATCCCCCTGGAGGTCTTGCAACAGCACGCCAGCCCTGCCGCATGA
- a CDS encoding DUF3370 family protein, with the protein MKVLFLALLGSVIVAPVPSQAYVALMAGQTARPLGGTFNNVPVLHSNQPEEVLGPGILVDTRPGSAIAAETNQPLANAAYTFNGEFGLHVHHKYYPEDRSRIRGSNGRRGELTLATILINPGSRPVHIRFKKGAVRNSFEAPYLANNLMGVKPLGPRPWNTGPGDATAVQMLRGQLDRKLEDEITIPPHSRIVLFSTALPALGIANGLLRGRSDGPFQMAVVAARDPQSDADILAVLDSRRLAPGRIYLSRIRQIQDGTVFSRVGGVALGDAYTASLSHDLSQGALHVPLTSTNRHHFGTREVQVNQLASRMVDSSLDNVGTYGVRFDVQLNLQGAGPHQLVFSHPTPNGKPFTAFRGSIGIKTDEGYREVHVGMRSGQSLPIASLNLKPGQNNPVKVSLVYPADATPGHLLSVVPDQQLAQLRQREQMISAAQANKPKPAPAAPPVANAPAPAKPVAAAKPPAKPAPARVAAKAKPQAPAVVATPGWMQPLPPVPSMQGLPPAVITPTRMSQSLMERYQQAVQAQQQLMNSLMGR; encoded by the coding sequence ATGAAGGTTCTGTTTCTGGCGCTGCTGGGCAGCGTGATCGTGGCGCCCGTGCCCTCTCAGGCCTACGTGGCTCTGATGGCCGGTCAAACAGCGCGCCCCTTGGGCGGCACGTTCAACAACGTGCCTGTGCTGCACTCCAACCAGCCCGAAGAGGTTCTCGGCCCCGGAATCCTGGTGGACACCCGCCCCGGTTCAGCGATTGCGGCCGAAACAAACCAGCCTTTGGCCAACGCCGCCTACACCTTCAATGGTGAGTTCGGCCTGCACGTCCACCACAAGTATTACCCCGAGGATCGCAGCCGCATTCGGGGCAGCAACGGCCGCCGCGGTGAGCTCACTCTGGCCACGATCCTGATCAATCCAGGCTCTCGGCCCGTCCACATCCGATTCAAGAAGGGTGCGGTGCGTAACAGCTTCGAGGCGCCCTATCTGGCCAACAACCTGATGGGGGTGAAGCCACTCGGCCCGCGTCCCTGGAACACGGGCCCCGGTGATGCCACCGCCGTGCAGATGTTGCGCGGTCAACTCGACCGAAAGCTCGAGGACGAGATCACGATTCCGCCCCATAGCCGGATCGTGCTGTTCAGCACAGCCTTACCGGCCCTGGGCATCGCCAATGGATTGCTGCGCGGTCGCAGTGATGGTCCGTTCCAGATGGCCGTGGTCGCCGCCCGTGATCCGCAGAGCGACGCCGACATCCTCGCGGTGCTCGACAGCAGACGGCTCGCACCAGGCCGGATTTACCTCAGCCGCATTCGCCAGATCCAAGACGGCACCGTGTTCTCGCGGGTGGGAGGCGTTGCCCTTGGCGACGCCTACACGGCCAGCCTCAGCCACGACCTCAGCCAAGGCGCGCTGCACGTGCCGCTGACCAGTACCAATCGCCACCACTTCGGCACCCGCGAAGTGCAGGTGAATCAGCTGGCGTCGCGGATGGTCGATTCATCTCTCGACAACGTGGGGACCTATGGCGTTCGCTTCGACGTGCAGCTGAATCTGCAAGGAGCGGGCCCCCATCAGTTGGTGTTCAGCCATCCCACACCTAACGGCAAACCGTTCACCGCGTTCCGTGGCTCGATCGGTATCAAAACCGATGAGGGCTACCGCGAGGTTCACGTGGGGATGCGCTCCGGCCAGAGTCTGCCCATTGCATCGCTGAATCTCAAACCGGGGCAGAACAACCCGGTGAAAGTGAGCCTGGTCTATCCGGCTGACGCCACACCTGGCCACCTCCTCAGCGTGGTGCCGGATCAACAGCTCGCGCAGCTGCGACAGCGGGAGCAAATGATCTCGGCCGCCCAGGCGAACAAGCCCAAGCCTGCGCCAGCGGCCCCACCTGTAGCCAACGCCCCAGCGCCAGCGAAACCAGTCGCCGCAGCCAAACCGCCAGCCAAACCGGCACCAGCACGTGTCGCTGCGAAGGCGAAACCTCAGGCTCCCGCTGTGGTAGCAACCCCTGGTTGGATGCAACCGCTCCCGCCCGTACCGAGCATGCAGGGGCTGCCACCAGCGGTGATCACACCAACCCGAATGAGCCAGAGCTTGATGGAGCGCTACCAGCAGGCGGTTCAGGCTCAGCAGCAACTGATGAATTCCCTGATGGGCCGATAA
- a CDS encoding allophycocyanin subunit alpha-B has product MSVVRDLILQADDQLRYPTGGELRSMVDFLSTGASRMAVVRALTENEKKIVDEAAKQLFSRKPEYVAPGGNAYGQKQRAQCLRDFGWYLRLVTYGVLAGSTEMIQKIGLEGAREMYNSLGVPMPGMVESMRCLKEASLVLLNNDDAALAAPYFDFLIQGMQTPC; this is encoded by the coding sequence ATGAGCGTCGTACGCGATCTGATCCTGCAGGCAGACGATCAGCTCCGCTATCCCACCGGCGGTGAGCTTCGCTCGATGGTGGATTTCCTCTCCACCGGCGCCAGCCGCATGGCGGTGGTACGGGCCCTCACCGAGAACGAGAAAAAGATCGTTGACGAGGCCGCCAAGCAGCTGTTCAGCCGCAAGCCCGAATATGTGGCCCCCGGCGGCAATGCCTATGGCCAGAAGCAGCGCGCCCAGTGCCTGCGTGATTTCGGCTGGTATCTGCGCCTGGTGACCTACGGCGTCCTCGCCGGCAGCACCGAAATGATCCAGAAGATCGGCCTGGAAGGTGCCCGCGAGATGTACAACAGCCTCGGCGTCCCCATGCCCGGCATGGTGGAGTCGATGCGCTGCCTGAAGGAGGCCTCCCTAGTTCTCCTCAACAACGACGACGCAGCCCTGGCCGCGCCCTACTTCGATTTCCTGATCCAGGGCATGCAGACCCCCTGCTGA
- a CDS encoding PhzF family phenazine biosynthesis protein produces MSTRPALLVEAFTDEPLQGNGAAVVWLDQPATATWMQRLAGSFKQSETAFLHREATGGWQLRWFTPSCEVPLCGHATLAATLALAHWGCLQPGDTIPLASRSGALQVGLDGQRPGAAHLTLPSAGLEPLPVPQALETLLGQRIEHYWGSSLGYRVALLQPTAPLATLACPSAGLEGQDRMGLVLMQPLPNEGPALMGAPCDYQLRFFAPGLGIEEDSVTGSAHALVAPWWMEQLQRNQVRGWQPSERHGGMLCEAAGPGWVRLTGAAQLLWDGQINSSGAGCDPDDWQRAVRL; encoded by the coding sequence ATGAGCACCCGCCCCGCACTCCTTGTTGAGGCGTTCACCGATGAGCCGCTGCAGGGCAATGGCGCTGCAGTGGTCTGGCTGGATCAACCGGCCACGGCGACGTGGATGCAACGGCTTGCGGGCAGCTTCAAACAATCGGAAACGGCGTTTCTGCACCGCGAGGCAACCGGCGGCTGGCAGTTGCGCTGGTTCACTCCCAGCTGTGAAGTGCCCCTCTGCGGCCACGCCACCTTGGCCGCCACCCTGGCGTTGGCCCACTGGGGCTGCCTCCAACCTGGTGACACCATCCCCCTGGCCAGCCGCAGTGGAGCGCTGCAGGTTGGCTTGGATGGCCAACGGCCTGGTGCCGCCCACCTGACATTGCCCAGTGCTGGGCTCGAGCCCTTGCCGGTACCCCAGGCGCTGGAGACGCTGCTCGGGCAACGCATCGAGCACTACTGGGGCTCATCGCTCGGCTATCGCGTGGCGTTGCTGCAACCCACGGCTCCCTTGGCGACGCTGGCTTGCCCTTCAGCGGGGCTGGAGGGTCAGGATCGAATGGGGCTGGTGCTGATGCAGCCGCTCCCCAACGAAGGGCCTGCGCTGATGGGTGCCCCATGCGACTACCAGTTGCGGTTTTTTGCTCCAGGGCTGGGGATTGAGGAAGACTCGGTCACGGGTTCAGCCCATGCCCTGGTGGCGCCTTGGTGGATGGAGCAGCTGCAACGAAACCAGGTGCGCGGCTGGCAACCCTCTGAGCGCCATGGTGGAATGCTCTGCGAGGCCGCCGGCCCCGGTTGGGTTCGGTTGACAGGCGCCGCTCAGCTTCTATGGGACGGACAGATCAACAGCTCCGGTGCTGGCTGCGATCCGGACGACTGGCAGCGGGCCGTGCGGCTGTGA